Proteins from a single region of Streptomyces sp. TN58:
- a CDS encoding lipoprotein produces the protein MSAATKKIAGGLVATALVLGVAGCTASEPAKSPPAGGPNARKGAAEAPGSVNRPIGDGSTAYTGPQPNVVKPQKLKPGEKPPQFVVFSWDGAGEDSQKLFSHFREVGRKYNARMTYFLSGVYMLPEEKRFLYTAPQHSPGRSDIGFGDLQGIKDTAAQVRAAWLEGNEIGTHFNGHFCGPDGGVGTWSVDEWKSEIDQAKSFVKNWKTNAGLKQEAALPFDYDKELIGARTPCLEGQKNFMLAAKDMGFRYDSSGISKQIWPKKTDGLWDIPLQLVPMPGRAFDTLSMDYNYMVNQSGTTSQGDPSQHAYWGDQMRDGLRQAFDRVYQGNRAPLIIGNHFESWNGGTYMRAVEESIKGMCTQKEVRCVPFRELVDWLDAQDPKVLEWMRTLDVGEAPKEGWTKFLTAGPPAPPAAPAGVKPAEEPADGSGDEG, from the coding sequence ATGAGCGCCGCCACGAAGAAGATCGCCGGCGGCCTGGTCGCCACGGCGCTGGTCCTGGGCGTCGCCGGGTGCACTGCCTCGGAACCGGCGAAGTCCCCGCCCGCCGGCGGTCCGAACGCGCGCAAGGGCGCCGCGGAGGCGCCGGGAAGCGTCAACCGGCCCATCGGCGACGGCTCGACGGCGTACACCGGTCCGCAGCCCAACGTGGTCAAGCCGCAGAAGCTGAAGCCGGGCGAGAAGCCGCCGCAGTTCGTGGTGTTCTCGTGGGACGGAGCCGGCGAGGACAGCCAGAAGCTCTTCTCGCACTTCCGCGAGGTGGGCAGGAAGTACAACGCCCGCATGACGTACTTCCTCAGCGGTGTGTACATGCTTCCGGAGGAGAAGCGTTTCCTCTACACCGCTCCGCAGCACTCGCCCGGCCGTTCCGACATCGGTTTCGGCGACCTCCAGGGCATCAAGGACACGGCCGCCCAGGTCCGTGCGGCCTGGCTGGAGGGCAACGAGATCGGCACCCACTTCAACGGGCACTTCTGCGGGCCCGACGGCGGTGTCGGCACCTGGTCCGTGGACGAGTGGAAGAGCGAGATCGACCAGGCGAAGTCCTTCGTCAAGAACTGGAAGACCAACGCGGGCCTGAAGCAGGAGGCGGCGCTCCCCTTCGACTACGACAAGGAGCTCATCGGCGCCCGCACCCCCTGCCTCGAAGGCCAGAAGAACTTCATGCTGGCGGCGAAGGACATGGGCTTCCGCTACGACTCCAGCGGGATCAGCAAGCAGATCTGGCCCAAGAAGACGGACGGCCTCTGGGACATCCCGCTCCAGCTGGTGCCCATGCCGGGCCGTGCCTTCGACACGCTGAGCATGGACTACAACTACATGGTCAACCAGTCCGGTACGACCTCGCAGGGCGACCCCTCGCAGCACGCCTACTGGGGCGACCAGATGCGCGACGGACTGCGGCAGGCCTTCGACCGCGTCTACCAGGGCAACCGCGCCCCGCTGATCATCGGCAACCACTTCGAGTCCTGGAACGGCGGCACCTACATGCGTGCCGTCGAGGAGTCGATCAAGGGCATGTGCACCCAGAAGGAGGTCCGCTGCGTGCCCTTCCGTGAGCTGGTGGACTGGCTGGACGCCCAGGATCCGAAGGTCCTGGAGTGGATGCGCACCCTCGACGTCGGCGAGGCGCCGAAGGAGGGCTGGACGAAGTTCCTGACCGCGGGGCCGCCGGCGCCGCCGGCCGCCCCCGCCGGCGTCAAGCCGGCTGAGGAGCCGGCCGATGGGTCTGGGGACGAGGGCTGA